ATTATTATTAATTCTTTAGCTTTTTCAATCTTTAGAGTATTGAAATATTTTAATATTGTTTTACCGGTATCTTTTTTAAATATTTTTTCACAGTATTCTGAAGAGAAAAAGGTCAAATTTTCAATATCTTTAAGAGTTATTTTTCCATATTTATTTTCTTTTAAAAAGATAATTATTTTTTCTGTAAGTGGAGAACAAGAAACTTTAGTTTGATAAGATAATAATTTTTCTATTATGTTTATAAGCAAATTAGAAATTTTGGTTGTTGATGATGTCATAGCGCTAATCATTTCATCATAATATAAAAAAGCTAGTTTTAATTCATTATCTATTATATTTTTTAAATATGTTGGAAAATCTAATTTTTCTTCAATAAGAAAATTAAAACTGATGTAATTTGTTTTTGAAGTTTGGACTTTTCTTTCTCTTTGTTGACCATATTTTATAAATATCGCATCATTTGTTTTTAATTCGATGACTTTATTATCGACAATATAAGTTAAACTGCCATCTAAAACAAATGTCAGTTCATAAAAATAGAGGATGTGCGAATTGATAGGAGGGATATTTTTTCTTTCTCTATTGTGCTTATGATATATTATTTTCAAGTTCATATTAGTTCTCTTTTGTGCTAAATTTCTTATATTTAAACGGTTTCATCCATGTTTTTTAGCATATTTTGTACTATATAATTAAAGTATAAAAGAGTTGATAAAACTTGTCAAATAAGGAGTGAATATGATTAGATTATGTGCATTTAGCGATGAATATGGAAATAAGTTAGAAGAGCAGATTGAAGGACTTAAATTAAATAATATTCATCTTATTGAAATTAGAAATGTCGATGGAAAAAACGTTTTGAATTTCACTGATGAAGAAGCAAAATATTATTATGAAGAATTATTAAAAAATGATATCAGAGTTTGGTCGATCGGTTCTCCATTAGGGAAAGTTGATATTGATGTTGATTTTGAAGAATATAAAAATACAGTTTTAAAAAGACTTTGTGAATTAGCTAATATATTCCAAACTTCGAGAATAAGAATGTTCAGCTTTTTTAAAGCCTATGAAAAGAAAGATGAAGTAATAAAAAAACTTCAAGAGATGGTAAATTTTGCAAAAAAATATAATGTTGAACTCTATCATGAAAATGAAAAAGATATCTATGGTGATAGTTTAGAAAGAGTTTTAGAATTAAAGCAAAATGTCCAAGGTTTAAAATTTGTTTATGATCCTGCAAATTTTATTCAATGTGAACAAAATCCTGATAAGACCATCGATTCTTTATTTGATAAAATGGATTATTTTCATATCAAAGACATTATTGAAGGAAGCGGAGAAATAGTTCCGGCGGGAAAAGGCGATTGCAAAATTGATAGAATTTTAAAATTAATCGACAACAAAAATGTCACTTTGACTATTGAACCTCATCTTTCAGTTTTTCCTGGTTATTCAGAAATTGATAAGACAGAATTAAAAAATAAATTTGTTTATAAAAACAATAAAGAAGCTTTCAATGCTGCCTGTTTAAATTTAAAAAATCTTTTGAAAGAAAAAAATTATACCGAGTATAAAGATGGATTTATTAAAAAATATGTAAGATATGGCGTTATTGGTTTAGGTAATATGGGAAGTGGACATATCGCCAATTTTATGAAAGAAGGCAATATTCCTTTTGGTGAAGTTGTTGCTATTGCTGATAGAAAGCAAGAAAAAATCGACAGAATAAAAAATCTTTACCCTAATCATACTTTTGAATGTTATTTAGAAGGCAGTGAATTGATAGAGCATGGAAATGTAGAAGCTGTAATTATCGCTGTACCACATTATCAACATCCGGAATTAACAATTTTGGCCTTGAAGAAAAATATCAATGTAATCTGTGAAAAACCAGCTGGAGTTTATACTAAACAAGTTAAAGAAATGATCGAGGTCAGCAAAAATTCACACGCTTTATTTATAATGATGTTCAATCAAAGAACAAATTGTGTCTATAGGAAAATGCGAGAAATTGTTACCGGTGGAGAAATAGGTGAAGTAAAAAGAGTCAATTGGATTATTACGGATTGGTATCGTTCACAAAGTTATTTTGACAGCGGAGATTGGAGAGCTACTTGGGAAGGCGAAGGCGGTGGAGTTTTATTCAACCAAAGCCCACATCAATTGGATCTTTTGGCCTGGGTTGTCGGTATGATGCCAAAAAGACTTCAAGCTTTTTGTCATTTTGGAAAATGGCATAATATTGAAGTTGAAGATGATGTTACCTGTTATTTAGAATATGAAAATGGTGCTACAGGCGTTTTTGTTACCAGTACCGCAGATGCCCCTGGAACAAACAGATTTGAAGTTTTAGGAACAGGCGGAAAGATTGTCTGCGAAAACGATAAATTGAAACTTTATAAAAACGAGATTGATGAAAGAAAATTTAATCAAGAATATAAAGGTGGGTTTGGTTCACCAAAATTTGAAGAAATTGAAGTTGAAACAGATGGAGAAAATTTACAACATACGGGAATTTGCCGTAACTTTACCAATGCTATATTAGGAATTGAACCATTGTTTGTCGATGGCAAAGAAGGTTTAAAAAGCGTTGAATTGATGGATGCAATGTTGATGTCTACTTGGCTAAATAAGATGATTGAACTTCCTATAGATGATGAAAAGTATTATGAACTTTTATTAAAACAAATAAAAAATTCTAAAATACATAAAAATGTTGAAGAAAAAATATTGGATACTAAGGACATCTATAATGGTTCAAAATAATGAAAAGTGCAATTATTGGCTGTGGTGGAATATCTAGAACACATATTAATGCAATTTTAAAAACTAAATCCGAAATAGTAGCACTATGTGATATCGATGTTATTAAAGCTCAAAAGATAAAAGAAGAATTTAATTTAAATGCTGAAATATATCAAGATTATCAAAAAATATTAGAAAAAGATATTGATGTTGTGCATATATTAACTCCTCATTATCTCCATGCGGAAATGGCTTACTTTTTCTTGAAGAAAAATATAAATGTTCTTTCGGAAAAACCGATGGGAATCACTTTAAATCAATTGAAGAAAATTGAGAAAATAGCAAAAAAGAGTCAAGCACAATATGGTGTCTGTCTCCAAAATAGATATAACCCTACTTCGCTTTGGCTCTATAATTATTTAAAAGATAAAAAAGTGACTTATGCTCATGCTGATATTTGCTGGCATCGAGATGAAAAATATTATGCTAGCGATTATTGGCGAGGAAAAAAGAAATTAGAAGGTGGGGGAGTATTAATAAATCAAGCTATCCATACTTTAGATTTATTGCAATGGTTTTTTGGAAGACCGAAATCAGTTGTTGCAGATATTAACAATTTTTCTTTAAAAGACAAAATAGAAGTTGAAGATAGTGCGATGGTATTATTTAAAGGAGAAAAATCAAGTTATTCAATTTTTGCTACCAATTCTGCTAAAACAGATTTATCACCTATAATAAATTTAAAATTAGAAACTGGAGAAAATATAATTTTATCCAAAGATCGACTCATAGTTGATAACAAGATAATTGAAATCGAAGATGATATAAATATCTATGGTAAAAGATGTTATGGAAATGGCCATGAACATTTGATTTCCGATTTTTATTATAAGATTGAAAAAAAGAATAAGTTTGAAATAGATGCTGAAGAAGCCATAGTTTCAAGCAAAATGGTTTTATATGCCTATAAAAGCAGAGGAAAAATAAAGATAATAGAAGAATAGTTTTTAAATATTATCTTGTTTTATAAAAAAGTTTTCTAATTTGTATTATAAATCAAAGACAATAAAAAAATTGAATAGAAAGCGATTCGACATAATACTTAATATTTTCGGTTTTTTTGCCAAAGAAATTAAGTGGATTGATGTTTTATTATTAGAAAATAATATGTTATAATACGTTTAATAAAAGTGGCAATTAATCCATAAATATTAATTGAGGTGCTCAAAATGGAGATAAAAAGAGATAAATATTTAGAAATGCTTCAAATAAGACGACATAATGGATTTATAAAAGTTATTACTGGAATTAGAAGATGTGGCAAATCTTATCTTATGAATGATATTTTTTACGAAAAATTGAGACAAGAGGGCGTAGATGAAAGCCATATAATTAAATTTGCTTTTGATTCTGCTGAAGATTTATTACTTATTGGTGAAGATTTACAGGATCTTTTTATTAATAAAAAGAAAGTAGATCCTAAAAAATTTATGACGTTTATTTCTCAACGAATGATAGATAATGATATGTATTATCTTTTGCTTGATGAAGTTCAAAATCTTGGATGTTTTGAAGCAGTGCTCAATGGTTATTTACGCAAAAAAAATATGGATGTGTATGTAACTGGCAGCAACTCAAAATTTTTATCAAGTGATGTATTGACTGAGTTTGCTGGCAGAGGAGATGAAATACATGTTTTACCATTATCTTTTTCAGAATTTTATGCGAATTATCAGGATGGATTAGATTATGCTTTTGACGATTATATGATTTATGGTGGGTTACCTGCAGTTGCGTTGATGAAAACTTCTGAACAAAAGTCGAGTTATCTTAAAACACAATTACAAAATGTTTATCTTAAAGATCTTGTTGAACGCAATAATCTTAATTCAGATGAAAATATTGGTGAATTACTGGATATTATCGCGTCTGGTATTTCTTCATTGACTAATCCAACAAAACTTGCCAATACTTTTAAAAGTATTAAAAATACTTCTTTAAGTGCACTTACTATTGATCGTTATATTACTTACATGCAACAGGCATTTATTCTCTCAAAAGTAAATAAATATGATGTAAAAGGCAAAAAATATATAAACACACCTTATAAGATATATTTTGAAGATGTTGGCTTATGTAATGCAAGACTTGATTTTAGACAGATAGAAGAAACTCATTTAATGGAAAACATAATTTATAATGAGCTACGTTATCGCGTGTATAATGTTGATGTTGGTTTTGTAGAAACAAGAGAAAATATCGACGGCACTTTAAAAAGAAAGCAACTTGAAATTGATTTTGTCGCTAACCAAGGCAATAAGCGTTATTATATTCAATCAGCTTATGATATTCCAAATGAAGAAAAGATGAAACAAGAAACAAAATCACTCGATAATATCGATGATTCATTCAAAAAAATTATAGTAGTAAGGAATAGTATAAAACCACGTCGCAATGAAAAAGGCTATTTGATTGTTGGACTAAAAGAATTTTTATTAGACCCTAATAGCCTTGAATTATAATTTCTAATTATTTTGATGGTTTTTAGAAAAATTATAAATATATTGATTAGTAGTGTTTTATTAGCCAGAAAAATAATCTAAAATGTCAATAGAATTTTAATTTTGCAACTAGTGAAAAAATTAAGATAATAGAAGAATAGTTTTTAAATGTGATAGAATCTAGCTGTGAAAAAAATAAAAAAATATCTTTTAACAATTCCAAATATTATTTATCCTTATGTATTTTCAATAACTTCAATCGTTTTGTTGATATATTTTTTAGTATTGCTTAATTTTCCAAGTGATGACAATGATGTGGTTATTGGTAATATTTTAGAAATTGGATTGATAGTATTATCAGCTTTTCTAATTATTTATACATTGCTTTGTTTAGTATTTGCGATTGTTATTGCTGTATTTTCGACAAATAATAAGATTACATATTTTGAAGCGTGCAATATGAATATCTTGACTAAATGTCTTCAAATTCCTTCGTATATTGCTAATTTTATCGTTGCTTTGGTTGGAGTTTTGATGAGCATTTGGGGATTAGGTTTAATTTTTTATGCTGTCATTGTTGATTTTTTAACAATTGTTCTAAGCGGAATTGCTTCAATTGGATGTACTTATTCATTGAAAAAGAATGGCATTATCACTAAAAAGATGGCAATAATATGTGGAATCGGAAGTTTTATCTATGTTTTTGATATAATTGTTTCAATATATTATCTAATAGAAAAAGCGAATTATAAATTAAAAAAAGGAGTTAATATATGATAGGTATCATCGGCGCAATGGATGTTGAAGTTGAATTGTTAGTCAGTAAACTTCAAAATAAAAAAGAAAAGAAGATTGCTAATTATAATTTTTATAGTGGCACTATAGAAAATAAAGAAGTGGTTGTTATAAAAAGTGGAATTGGAAAAGTAGCTTCTTCAGTTGGCGCTGGTTTAATGATAGAAGAATATCATCCTGATTTTATT
This is a stretch of genomic DNA from Firmicutes bacterium CAG:345. It encodes these proteins:
- a CDS encoding aAA domain protein (product inferred by homology to UniProt) — encoded protein: MEIKRDKYLEMLQIRRHNGFIKVITGIRRCGKSYLMNDIFYEKLRQEGVDESHIIKFAFDSAEDLLLIGEDLQDLFINKKKVDPKKFMTFISQRMIDNDMYYLLLDEVQNLGCFEAVLNGYLRKKNMDVYVTGSNSKFLSSDVLTEFAGRGDEIHVLPLSFSEFYANYQDGLDYAFDDYMIYGGLPAVALMKTSEQKSSYLKTQLQNVYLKDLVERNNLNSDENIGELLDIIASGISSLTNPTKLANTFKSIKNTSLSALTIDRYITYMQQAFILSKVNKYDVKGKKYINTPYKIYFEDVGLCNARLDFRQIEETHLMENIIYNELRYRVYNVDVGFVETRENIDGTLKRKQLEIDFVANQGNKRYYIQSAYDIPNEEKMKQETKSLDNIDDSFKKIIVVRNSIKPRRNEKGYLIVGLKEFLLDPNSLEL
- a CDS encoding dehydrogenase (product inferred by homology to UniProt), whose protein sequence is MIRLCAFSDEYGNKLEEQIEGLKLNNIHLIEIRNVDGKNVLNFTDEEAKYYYEELLKNDIRVWSIGSPLGKVDIDVDFEEYKNTVLKRLCELANIFQTSRIRMFSFFKAYEKKDEVIKKLQEMVNFAKKYNVELYHENEKDIYGDSLERVLELKQNVQGLKFVYDPANFIQCEQNPDKTIDSLFDKMDYFHIKDIIEGSGEIVPAGKGDCKIDRILKLIDNKNVTLTIEPHLSVFPGYSEIDKTELKNKFVYKNNKEAFNAACLNLKNLLKEKNYTEYKDGFIKKYVRYGVIGLGNMGSGHIANFMKEGNIPFGEVVAIADRKQEKIDRIKNLYPNHTFECYLEGSELIEHGNVEAVIIAVPHYQHPELTILALKKNINVICEKPAGVYTKQVKEMIEVSKNSHALFIMMFNQRTNCVYRKMREIVTGGEIGEVKRVNWIITDWYRSQSYFDSGDWRATWEGEGGGVLFNQSPHQLDLLAWVVGMMPKRLQAFCHFGKWHNIEVEDDVTCYLEYENGATGVFVTSTADAPGTNRFEVLGTGGKIVCENDKLKLYKNEIDERKFNQEYKGGFGSPKFEEIEVETDGENLQHTGICRNFTNAILGIEPLFVDGKEGLKSVELMDAMLMSTWLNKMIELPIDDEKYYELLLKQIKNSKIHKNVEEKILDTKDIYNGSK
- a CDS encoding putative uncharacterized protein (product inferred by homology to UniProt), with product MKKIKKYLLTIPNIIYPYVFSITSIVLLIYFLVLLNFPSDDNDVVIGNILEIGLIVLSAFLIIYTLLCLVFAIVIAVFSTNNKITYFEACNMNILTKCLQIPSYIANFIVALVGVLMSIWGLGLIFYAVIVDFLTIVLSGIASIGCTYSLKKNGIITKKMAIICGIGSFIYVFDIIVSIYYLIEKANYKLKKGVNI
- a CDS encoding oxidoreductase domain protein (product inferred by homology to UniProt) → MKSAIIGCGGISRTHINAILKTKSEIVALCDIDVIKAQKIKEEFNLNAEIYQDYQKILEKDIDVVHILTPHYLHAEMAYFFLKKNINVLSEKPMGITLNQLKKIEKIAKKSQAQYGVCLQNRYNPTSLWLYNYLKDKKVTYAHADICWHRDEKYYASDYWRGKKKLEGGGVLINQAIHTLDLLQWFFGRPKSVVADINNFSLKDKIEVEDSAMVLFKGEKSSYSIFATNSAKTDLSPIINLKLETGENIILSKDRLIVDNKIIEIEDDINIYGKRCYGNGHEHLISDFYYKIEKKNKFEIDAEEAIVSSKMVLYAYKSRGKIKIIEE
- a CDS encoding transcriptional regulator AraC family (product inferred by homology to UniProt), whose product is MNLKIIYHKHNRERKNIPPINSHILYFYELTFVLDGSLTYIVDNKVIELKTNDAIFIKYGQQRERKVQTSKTNYISFNFLIEEKLDFPTYLKNIIDNELKLAFLYYDEMISAMTSSTTKISNLLINIIEKLLSYQTKVSCSPLTEKIIIFLKENKYGKITLKDIENLTFFSSEYCEKIFKKDTGKTILKYFNTLKIEKAKELIIIGELSLSEISEKLGFEDYNYFSRLFSKIIGCSPKNYLNKWIKQIY